The window TTGCACTCAGAAATGCATTAAAAGCATgcatttctgactgaaaacttaAAACCGACCAGATTTACTCATTTAATGCATATTCATAAGAAATTGTTTGTAAATGCTATTTCATATTgacttgaaaataaaacacaggaTTTTCCCTCATTTAATTGCAGGATAAGGCAAATTTCACTACATCATTAGCTTACACTTAGTGTATGAAAATATAAGGCAGGGTCTTTGTCTATtcattttagacaccatatgCATTTCCTCATCAGAGACTTGTTCCTTGTGCAGTATGTCTGACATGAATCCCTTTTTCCCAAAAAAATGAGGCACTCCGATGTAGCCAACATTGACAGATGTGTCACGTTCACCGACTGAAGAAAtcagtttgtttttcagtttaaaaaaagttcCTTCCTAGTAAATCAGGTACTGTAACTCAGAGTAAATGAGAGGAAACATGACGCCACAGGCTCTGTACATGATGGCTGCGCTGTTGACCAGCGCTCGTGGTATTGTGAGCCAGGATTCAGATCTGAAGCTGAAGTATATGGCGTATAACGCCACAGCGAAAAAGTGACCAATCAGAGTAAAGGGTTTCGGCGACAATCTGaggaaacaaaaacagattagtGGTGTCAGAAGATCTCAGATATCTGATTTGGCAGATTCTTTGTTAATACTTACACGGACAGAAGGCCGATCGGCCCACTGATGCATTCTCCGCCAAGCTTAAAATAGTGGAAACAGGCTTTTCTCAACTGAtgcagtgaatctgaaaataaaCAGATGTTTTAGATACAATAAGCTACTTTAGTTGTGaactttatgatttttaaaactgtgaaactgaaatatttaagaATGTGTTTTGACACTTACTGTCGGTCGCAGCAAACAGCTCATACAGAGCTTGAGCCAAGACGTTCACCACAAACGAATGAGATGATTTACGCTCCCAGTGGAATTTCTTCTTTGCCtgacaacaaaaacagtctTCATTGCACATTTTTCATTTCTCAGATCCACTATGATGATCACAGTGgcatttaaacaaaacagatttgtgcatttgaGGTGCCTTACTGTCTACTTACCTACTTACATTCTTAAGAATAAAGCTTCTTTATTGGCATATGATTCCATGAAGGATCCATGGAACCTCaaatgcacaaaaggttctttgatGGTGTAAAAATGTTCTTGATATTACTGTTCACTGAAAAGTTTTTCAGTGGcaccaaaatggttcttctatggcattccTTCAAAATCCCCTTTTGCAAGTGTATTTTTATGCCTAATCAAATAAGCATAAATGTGTACATAAACCACAAATGCTGGGTAAAATAGTTTTCCATTTATcaataaaaagatattttactGTGCATCTTATGCTATCTACAGTATGTAGGCAACCAATAAAGTTGATGTTAAATATGTTGTTTTGATTTGGTATGCAGTGAAGAACTGCAATTACTGGCACTAGAAAGGTACCTAATTTTACACTCTCTCAGATTATTGTAACTGCATTTGTTACCTGGAGCACAGCTGTATTGTCATAGAGATCAGGGATGTTCTTGAGCAGGTCTCTCCAGATGCGGACGTCATTCAGCACCACACTCATGCCGCCGCCGGTCAGAGGATGACGCATGTTATACGCATCGCCTAACAGCAGAACCCCTAACAGAGGACAGGTGGGTCAGCACTCGCAACACAGTCGTATTTACACGTAAAACTGCACCATTTCACTCTGTGCATATGGTCAGGGTTTCTAAGGttcaaactttatttaatttggACTGTTCCACTTTTATGTAACATCTACATTTTAGAGTTCTAATGCTTTAACacttaattattaaacatttgacatgtcatttttttgattaagtctcttatgctaaccaagactgcatttatttgatcctagatgcaataatattattaaatattttctctcTTAATAaattttaagatgtaatttattcctgtaataaatttcagcatcattactccaatcttcagcgtcgcatgatctttcagaaatcattctaagatgctgaATTGCccatcaagaaacatttctgattattattaatgttgaaaacagttgtgctgcttaatatttttttgtggaaaccatgatagtaccattcaaaagtttgggttaagtaaataataagcAAGGCTTACCTTGTTTATTGACTGGTGCTGGTGGCAGGAAGCTGGCAGGCATCGTTCTCAAGCGATCGTTCTGCAGTGCCAACATGAACGGCTCTTTTAAGTGCTCTGTTTAAGCAAAATACACATATTTGTGAGCATTGTGTTGTCTAAATGCTTGGATTGCATTGTTGTGCTCTGTAAAGAAATGCAACTGAAGTAAGAAGTATTTCAAAAATCTTTCAGTGCAAATTTAGcaataagattattttaaagtcTAAATCTGATACCTGGTAGTTGTGGGTAGATTTTTTCCATCATGTACCGCATAAGGTCTCGAGGCATCTCTCCTCTGATGTCCACTAGAACCCGAGTTTCATTGGAGGAGATCTGATAGATCAACACTGGACTAGGATTAGCTAGAACCAGCTCTGCATGGTTGGGCTTGAACTGAGGAGAGTCCTGGAAGACAACGTCATAACACAATCAATCACtgttacactcttaaaaataaaggtgtttcgcgatgccatagaagaaccttttttgtctaaatggatccataaagaacctttattatCTGaaaaacctttctgtttcacaaaaggttctttgtggcgaaagaaggttcttcagattataaaaaggtaagaaaaagatggttctttaaagaacgtttgactgaatggttcatggtggaaccaaaaatggttcttctatggcatcgctgtgaagaaccttttaagcacctttatttttaagtgtacttGGGAATTTTTAACAGAGGTATGCAATTGTCACCCTAGTATTTACCTTCATTATGCATCCAACAAAATGAGAAGACACTTTAGCTTTCCCAGAAATCAGATTCTTACGGAACTTGGAGAAACATCCGTCAGCAACTACAGTCATAGGAGCATGGACCTCCTGAGAAAGAGAACGAGTATAATTGCAGCATGGAAAATCTGACTGCCAGAGCAAATCTAAATACCTGTGATCCATATGCAACCATAATCAAActtttacaaatattacaacCAAGTATCAGTGTGTCACTATACCTTGATTATCCCTGAGTCCTTCTCTCTGTACCGAATTCCTGTCACACAACCATTTTCTTCCTCCAGGCTGGTCACTGTTCCCTCCACAAATTTCACACTATGCAAACATGACATGATATTAGACCCATCAGTCTCCAAATCCTTCACAAAAGCCCATACAGAGACACCAGGCCtcagaaacacaagaacatctACCTAAACCAATAGGTGCTCTATATTCTCacaaatatatgtgaccctggctCACaaataagggtcaatttttttaaattgagatgtatacatcatctgaaagctgaataaataagctttcccttgatgtatggtttgttaggacaatatttggctgagatatttgaaaatctggaatctgagggtgcaaaaaaatctaaatattgagaaatttgcctttaaagttgtccaaatgaagttcttagcaatgcatattactaatcaaacattaagttttgatatatttacggtaggaaatttacaaaatatcttcatggaacatgatctttacttaatatcttatcgataattttgacctatacaatgtattgttggctattattgctacaaatatacccatgctacctatgactggttttgtgctccagggtcacatataaggtCTACAGTCAAAAATTTTCTCTAGCAGTGGTTTCCAAAGTTCAAACACTTGTAAACATAAGTAATGATAAGCATGACATTTGTCATCGGTATCTTTATAGTCATATATTAGTAACTGTGTCAGGTATTTACTTGGGCTCAGCAAGAGCAGCTTGACGCAGTCCCATGATGAAGCGTCCATGATGGAAAGCACGTCCACCCTGAATGCTGTTCTCCTGCTGGGGATACGGGATCTCCACCTCCGTTTGGCTCTCCAGGTCATGGATTACATAACCGTTCACCACATGGGCATCCAGACCTTCAACAGCATCTGAGAGAAGACaaacagaaatgtaaaaaaatactgtaagtttgtgaatataaaatgcaaatcttaaaagtgcaatttaatacatttagatATTACAGATCTATGCAATAAAAGCCTGCTTAGTCTATGTATTagatatttgaaaatgtataaaaaaatatgctAGGCGGATTTGAACGAGCATGCATTTGATAGAAAGATCAGATGAAGTGTGACTGTAAAAGGGATATGTGTACCCTCCAGGCCGAGTTCTCTGAGTGCCCGATATCCTCCCGGCTGCAGAAGTTCTCCCACTATCCGATCTGGTTCTTTCATGTCCCTCTCCACCACTGTGACCCTCCGGCCGTCCCGGGCCAGAACGGCAGCCATGGCTGACCCCAGCACACCAGCGCCCACTATGATGACCTCTGGTTCCTCTGACTGATCAGACTGACTGTCTGTCGCCCTCTTTCGCGTTACATCTCTCTAGTTAGAAAGAGTAAAGACAGAAAAGTGagaattatacattttttgtattcttaaagtataatattaataaagataatcatttgtaaaataatcaaatataacaatttgaCAGGTTTGTTTCGGTGACAGCCAGGTGATCacaaattacataatatttaattttgaaaaaaaaaaacttaaaaaaaaaagacttatgATTTACATCATGGTTATTAtgaatttttatgattttttttttaatgatttacatcatggttatttttgttaactaaaggtttaagatttaaaataaaggCAGGAAATGAAAAACTTACTAAATACTAAAAGTATCTCAGTGACACAAACAACACTTACTGAAAAAAGTAACACTGTTTTAGGCTACATGTGTTCTCTGTGGACCTCTTGAAGTAGCTTGTATTACAATGCAATGCTATGTTTCTCATTTACCCAAcccaataaacaaacaaataaatctgaGAAAAAAGCACAATCCAGTTGTTTCGATTTTTTGTAGCATAACTCCGAGTAATAATGACCCGTTATTAGTGGTGAAATATTTCCAGTAATATTAATAGAATTAATTCACAACTATAAAAACACAAAGACAATGTATGATCAAAAACACTATCTCACCTTCTTAGAAGTGCGATTACAACTGTCTGTTCTGGACTTGGAGAAGAGTTTTCTGGTCGGAGGGAATGTAGTCAAGAGTTTGAGAGGCTTCAGGAGAAACTGAGGCGCTTTGAGAGTCTGTCCGCGAAAGCCGAGGCACGTGATCATCAGACCCACGGACACGCACAGCACCGCGGCCACTAGCAGCTCTCTGGGCGCGTGGCTCACCAGGGCATCGCATTTCTTATAGATATACGTAAAACTTGCAATTCCAAGAAAGGTCCACATGTTAAAAAccaattaaaatatca is drawn from Onychostoma macrolepis isolate SWU-2019 chromosome 16, ASM1243209v1, whole genome shotgun sequence and contains these coding sequences:
- the sqlea gene encoding squalene monooxygenase, with product MWTFLGIASFTYIYKKCDALVSHAPRELLVAAVLCVSVGLMITCLGFRGQTLKAPQFLLKPLKLLTTFPPTRKLFSKSRTDSCNRTSKKRDVTRKRATDSQSDQSEEPEVIIVGAGVLGSAMAAVLARDGRRVTVVERDMKEPDRIVGELLQPGGYRALRELGLEDAVEGLDAHVVNGYVIHDLESQTEVEIPYPQQENSIQGGRAFHHGRFIMGLRQAALAEPNVKFVEGTVTSLEEENGCVTGIRYREKDSGIIKEVHAPMTVVADGCFSKFRKNLISGKAKVSSHFVGCIMKDSPQFKPNHAELVLANPSPVLIYQISSNETRVLVDIRGEMPRDLMRYMMEKIYPQLPEHLKEPFMLALQNDRLRTMPASFLPPAPVNKQGVLLLGDAYNMRHPLTGGGMSVVLNDVRIWRDLLKNIPDLYDNTAVLQAKKKFHWERKSSHSFVVNVLAQALYELFAATDNSLHQLRKACFHYFKLGGECISGPIGLLSVLSPKPFTLIGHFFAVALYAIYFSFRSESWLTIPRALVNSAAIMYRACGVMFPLIYSELQYLIY